GAAGGGTGACGGAAAGTCAGCGGAGAATCCGAGAGTTTTCCCGTCACGAGCGGGGCGGACTTTGCATTTCCCCTTCGTGGGGGTGCATCGAAGCGGGACGCGGTGTCGGGTTCGGGAGGGGCGgggaccgcgggcgcgcaccATAGGTTCGTGATGCCCATCGCGATTCGCCCACTTTTTCACCGTCGGTCAACCCGCGGTCACCCGGGGGCTCGGGGACGCGACTCCCTctggcgcgggggacgtgCAAGATTTGGCGGGGGTGTTCACCGGCTTGTGTGAGTGCCAAAATTTctccacgccgcgagctgacAGTGCGTGCCGTCTGCTGGAACCGTGGATAGCGATCAAATCTGACGTGTCCTTCTCCTCACTTCAACCCCCGGCACCCCGCCCCGGACACCCGACACGAACCGACGTAAGCGATGGGAGGAGCCGCATCCAAGCCCGAGGACATCCTCAAGGTGGTCGACACCCCGGTGAACTACCAGCCCCCGCTCGAGGTCAACGGCGCCAACACGATGGTGTACTTCGACATCCAGCTGGGCCGATACGGGGACGCCACGAAACTCGGCCGTATCGTGATGGAGCTCAAGGACGACGTCACGCCCAAGACGGCCGAGAACTTCAAGCAGCTGTGCCTCGCAGGAGAGGGCGCCGGCTACAAGGGCAGCCGATTCCACCGCGTCATCCCCAGCTTCATGTGAGTGTCCACGGACCTGCGAATCCGATCGAAAACCTGACGCGATCCTCCCCCGAAAATATCCCTCCAACCGAACAGGTGCCAGGGCGGTGACTTCACGAACGACAACGGCACGGGCGGTCGCTCCATCTACGGCAGGACCTTTCCCGATGAGAACTTCACCCTCCCCCACACGGGCCCCGGAATCCTCTCCATGGCCAACGCGGGCCCCAACACCAACGGATCGCAGTTCTTCCTCTGCACCGTCGCCACCCCTTTCCTCAACGGCAAGCACACCGTCTTCGGTCAGGTCGTGGAGGGATACAACGTCATCAAGGCGATCGAAGCGTGCGGATCCCGCTCGGGAGACACCAGTGCCGACGTCATCATCGGCGACTgcggcgtcgtggcgtcCGTCAAGGGCTCCGCCAAGGGCGGTCGCAAGATGACCACCGGCACCCGGGGCTAtcacaccgcggcggcggcggctgcgagcGCTCGAttctccgcgcgcgctcgagtcgGTGGTAtcatgcgcgtcgcgccccgtgccgcgcgcgcggtgccccgcgtcggacgcgcAATCTCGGTCATGTCCAGAGCTCTCGTCGCGTGAAGCGCTTTTTACGAGGTTAGCGTCGCGATGAATGAAATTTCACATCGGTTGACGACTCTACGCGGCACCTTACCCGCCTCACAGCCCGGGGACCACGTCGAGACCCACTCGCTTGAAGAACCCCGCGACCGCATCCACGTCCACGGGCGCTCCCGCGAGCGTCCCCAGCGGCTCGCGCATCTCCGCGGATCCCACCCAAGCCTCGGTCCACGGCCCCCCGCCAACCTCCACAGCCGCCGTGTCCGACTGGACACCGTCCAGGATGCACCTCCCGCGCCCCTTCCTcgcacccccgtcgccccaACCCCCGCCCCAACCCTCGcccttgacgtcgtcgccgccgttccacgtcgccgcgacgtcccgctcCCACAGCGATACTTTCATCGAACCCCGAAACGACTCGCGGCACAGCGGCGccatccccgcgccggcgtcgtccatcggCGCCCGTAACACGGTCGTCCCGCCCaccacgtcgtcctccgacGCGATCCAACATTCGATCTCCACCTCGTGCGTCGGGGTCACGCCGCGAACCGTCCACCGACCCCACGGGGAGACCGACCACGTCAAATCCGCGGCTTCGACAccctcaccggcgacggggacaaAGGGGAAAAAAtcgccccccggcgcgtgAATCGTaatcgccgccacctcctccctCACCCCGGGAAGGATGACCACGCCTCGGTTACCACCCGTCGCGGTGACGCTCAAACCCGGTTGGGCGCTGAAGGAGTTGCACTGGAGCCAGAACCACCTGCTGGGaaaacccgcgccgccccagTTCTTTTCCGAGTACGCCGGCGCTTTGGCGAATTCGACTCGAGCGCCGTTCGTCTCGATCCAACCGGTCGCCAGGCCGTGCGCCATGGTGATCTGATAGTGCGGTTCGAACACCGGGAGAGACGACAGCcaccccgcggtggacgtcgccctcccgcggtcgccgtatccggcgacgggctcgatGGAGAAGTCCCAGCGCACCTCGGACGCGAGTTTCTCGGGGGGCCACACGGAAGGATCGTTGACCTCGTCCCCGAGACGCAGCctgccgcgatggacgctcCCGCCGGCGGCCACCTCGTAGAACTCCGGACCGCCCTCAGCGTGTGCGTAGTCCATGCGCagggcgagctcgtgcggcgccgcggtgaacctCTCCACGTCGCGGGATTCGCGCCAGATGTACTTCCCTCCCGGCGTGCACAcctgcgcgcccgcgccccgtcgctcgctcCGACGCAAGTCCGGGTCGTAGACGTGGTAGATGAGGCTGAGGTTGTCGCGGATCTCCGGGAGAGTGACGCGAAAGTACCATCCCTCGAAGAACGGCCTCGGGAAGCCCTCGATGCGATGGTACCCAGAGTGGGGAGTCCTCGTGTTTGGGGACCCAACTCCGTCTCCTGCGTCTCGGGCGATTGATcctcccgcgctcgcctcgggcttgacggacgacgcgcgcggcggccgggcaCGCCGGTTTCTGGTCCGAAGGctcgaccccgcgctcggcacgTGAGCCTGGACGCTCcaggcgcgggcggacgcCATATCGGTCGACACCGGAGGTGAAGGCGCGCCCGTGCGGTCTGCGTTGTTGACTCGACGAGCCAAACGCGAGCTTGACGCAACTTGGAGGCGACACGTCGGCACCCGAGACTTTATCGCCTTGGACATTCCACCCCGCACTCCGCCGACAATGGCGGCGCGCATGTTCTCCGGCGAGGCCCTCGCGGAtctccgcgcggcgttctcCCGTCGGTCTTCgacccgagctcgtcgcggccgcggggctGCGGTGATCGTCGCCGGTAAGCCCAAGGCGAAGAACAAGGATACGGGACGAGCCATCCACTTCCGAACCGGTCCCGAGCGGTTCAACGCGGGGTCGCAGGTGGGCGAGGCACCTCGAGGCGGCAAGGGAAAGGGCAAGACCACGAGGTCCCAGCGCACGAACAAGGTGTACAAGCAGTACCTCAGCGGCAGGCCGaccgtggacgacgtggagagggcgtcgcggggcgatCGCACGAAGGCCATGGGGGTGGTCGAGAGGGAGGCGCCGTACCGGCTCACGCGGGACGAGAGGGAGGCGTGGGACCGCGCCaaacgccgaggcggcgacaaCGGGAAGGGAtacggcggtggaggcgtaCTTGAGATGCGGAGCACCCAGcgcgacccgctcgcgccccacAGGCACCCGCTCGTGAACACCCACCGCCTGTACTGCGACGCCAAGCAGGCGCTCTTCGTCTTGGTCGAGCAGGACAACGAGGGACGGGACGAGATCGTGTGCGACCTGTCCACGCTcaggctcgagcgcgacgccgagtgcAGGGCGCGGCTGGTggccctggcggcgacgatggagcccgggatcgtcgtcgatgacgcgTGCGGGGACGAGGAACCGATCGAGTCGCAGGCGAGGTacgtggcggcgatggaacGCGACAGACTCGACGGTCTCTCCGGACTCTCCGGATCCGATCCATCGACGATGACCGACCCGCCCTCGGATTCGGACTCGAAcggtgacgcgtcgtcaccggccgcggcggcgccgtccgacgagacgctggcgacggcgagggacgcggtggacgcgctgggCGAGGAGATTAGAGCCCTCAAGGACGGCGGGGCGCAAAACTCTGACCCGGAGGtggcccgtcgcgtcgccaaACTGCTGGAGCTCAAGgccgagcttcgcgcgctggaggacgccgctgaggcgtcgacgcccgatgcgatcgaggcggcgatccgGGACGAgcgggaggcgagggagaggtcggtggaggaggcgcggcgtTCGCTGGCCGAGTCGCCAATTTACGCACTTCCCGAGCGGTACCTTCGGTTCAAGTGCCCGGATCGAccgacggcgaaggcgctcgccaaggcgctcgcgcaggaggacctgctcgcgctcgcgctcgagcccgcgTGATGGACCGTCCACTTCGGCTGTCATGACATCACGACGGCTAAGATTATCTACTCCGTTTGTCGTTCGTTTAAGCtatcggcgagcgccttcaACTGAAACGGTCCCCCGGTTttgcccgcgacgcccggcggcttcgtcggccACTGCCAATCCTCCCGCCCGACCTTTCGCTGCACACCCTCCGCCCCTACCTCGGGCCTCCACCACaccgcctcgttcgcgccgtcgcaaGGCAGCCGTTCCCGCCTCGTCCCCAACGCCCGTCCCGCGATGTGCTCCACCAGCGCCTCCGTGGTTCTCACCACCCCACCGCTCGCGTCCAATCTGTTCGGGTACCTGCTCGGGAAGACGCAACACGGGACCACCGCCCACGGCTTACCCATGACCAGCCCGCAGTCCACGATCGCGCCCGTGGCCTGATCGGGGTGTAAgcccacgagcgcggagcAGTCGCGGatcaacgccgcggtggcttCATCCGACATGAGCCGCTCGTCGAATAGAGCCTCGACGTGGTCCGCTGTTTCCGGTGCGAACGTCGCCCACTCCCGCCGCAGCTGCCTCgccagcggcgacgccaccaGCCACGCATCGTCGATAGCGGCGCtgttcgcgacgcgcgacgcgagcaggcGCCTGTGACGGCTCGTGAGccgcacgcccccgccgcctgcgccggcGCCCGTGCCTGTGCCTgtgccgccgcgagggtccaCGACGGTGCACGGTATCCCGAACCGAACCGACAGCTGAAACGCCAAGTCCCCGGatccgccggcgacgtccacgacgccgcggccctcgcgcAGGTTATCGCGGCCGAACTCGCGCACCAAGAGCGCCGCGAAGTGAACGGCGCGGGTGTCCTTCCTCGCTTTTTGTCTTCCCTTCCCCGTCGATGCCCGCGGGGTCTCATCGACTCGTGGCGCCGcggtccacgtcgtccaaccgtcgtcgtcgtcgtcagtgCTCGTCGGTACCCTCGTTCGGAGGCGCGTCGGGTGATAGCACACCCCGGGGGAttcccccgcgtccccgacCGGCTCCAGTCTCTCCTCGGTGAAATCGATCAGCTCCACCACGACGTTCcgaggggggcgcgcgggggtgtcCGGGGATGGGTTGGACGCATACGGCGAGCCGGGTAGGTAGAGGGCATTGCACACGTCGCCCAGGAGGTCCCTGTCCCAACCGTCCTTCGCGTTGAGCaccacgtcgacgacgagggaggacGAACCCGCGTTCCCATCGTCCCCAgccgacgtccccggcgcatCGTCGCACTCGGGCGCCAgggtgaacgcggcgaaaTGCTTTGAGAAGGCTGCGCCGTGGGCGACTGTGCCCCTCATCGTACGCTCGACATGTGACCGGCTAAGGTGTGTCAAaactccgcgtccgcgcgctgctgCGCGTGTTGGCGTTTGGTCAAGGCAAAGGCAGCTTATTATCACAAGAAAATCTCGGGGCTTAAAACTCTTTACATCGCGGATGCCACCTCAACCTTCTTAATGTTCTTCACGCCCTGCATGAAGAGCTTCTTCCTGATGGCCGGGAAGTCGTTGACGTCCAGGCCGAGGTCGTCCTGGATCTCCACAACCTCCTgcgagccgtcgtcgtggaTCACCAGCACCCGAAGGTTGGCGGTGTTCTCGTAttggccctcgccgccggagatgTGCCACGCGTTGCGGATCATGAGCTCAAAGTAGTCGTCGTTGTCGATGCTCGCGCTGACGTCCTGGTAGTAGTCGATGAACTCATCGAGGTGGATGGAGCCGCTGCGGTCCCTGTCCCAGACCTTGGCGAACTCTTGGAAGGCCTGGTCCGGGGTGAGAATGCCGTTGATGACGTCCGGGTTCTCGGAGACGTCGTAGATGCTCATGAGGTCCTCCAtggtgacgacgccgtcgccggtctTATCCAGCTGTCCGAAGGCCAGCTTCACGAGGTTCTTGCGACGCTGGTTCATCTTACCGCGGAGCGCCCTGAGGAACTCGTCGAACACGACGttgccgtccccgtccttgTCGAAGTGGAGCATGATCTGCTCGACCTCGGTCCTCTCAATCTCGACGCCCTGATCCCTGAGGCCGTACAGGAGCTCTTCAGGCTCGATCTTGCCGTTGCCGCTGTCGTCCATAATGCGGAATGACCTGCCGAGGCTACGGATTCCGTTCAACCCGCCGCGCTTGGCGATCTGCGCGCGGATGTTTTCCAGCATCCGGCGCGACTCCTTCTGCGCCAAAGGGTGGGGCTGGACCTCGAACACGCCGTTAATGAGCTCGGAGTAGGAGACttgctcgtcgccgttggcgtcgtAGCGGTCAAAGAGCGCCCTGATTTCTCCCTTGGGCGCATCGCCGAGGTTCATCTCggtcagcgcggcgtcgaattCGGCGAAGTCGAGGGTGCCGGAGTTGTTCCTGTCGTAGTACTTGAACCTCTTCTCGATTTCCGCGGTCTGCTTCTTCATGTCCGCGTAGCCGGTGAGGACCTCGAACCGGTTGCGGAGGAGCTTCTGCAGGTGGTCCGCCTTGTCGTCATCCGTCACCTTGGGGAATCTGTGACGATCATCGGGCTCCATCTCGTAGAGGGTGGCCATCTTGGTATCGAGGCGCTCGTTCGATAATGGATTGCCGACGTGCAATTCTGTGAATTTGGTCCCTTTTTTGGTCAAAGTTTTCTGACACGGACGAAGGCTTGCGAAGCGGCGCAGCGGCCCTTCGATCAAATTGGATGCGGCGAATTCCGTCGTCTGTTTTTGTTTGAATGCGAACCGGATTTCTGTCGTGCGATTTCCCAAATTACGCAAATAGCCCGAAATGCCGCACGACGGCCAAGACGACCGACACTGGGAAT
This DNA window, taken from Micromonas commoda chromosome 2, complete sequence, encodes the following:
- a CDS encoding peptidylprolyl cis-trans isomerase-like protein (cyclophilin_ABH_like: Cyclophilin A, B and H-like cyclophilin-type peptidylprolyl cis- trans isomerase (PPIase) domain), with amino-acid sequence MGGAASKPEDILKVVDTPVNYQPPLEVNGANTMVYFDIQLGRYGDATKLGRIVMELKDDVTPKTAENFKQLCLAGEGAGYKGSRFHRVIPSFMCQGGDFTNDNGTGGRSIYGRTFPDENFTLPHTGPGILSMANAGPNTNGSQFFLCTVATPFLNGKHTVFGQVVEGYNVIKAIEACGSRSGDTSADVIIGDCGVVASVKGSAKGGRKMTTGTRGYHTAAAAAASARFSARARVGGIMRVAPRAARAVPRVGRAISVMSRALVA
- a CDS encoding predicted protein; this translates as RTPHSGYHRIEGFPRPFFEGWYFRVTLPEIRDNLSLIYHVYDPDLRRSERRGAGAQVCTPGGKYIWRESRDVERFTAAPHELALRMDYAHAEGGPEFYEVAAGGSVHRGRLRLGDEVNDPSVWPPEKLASEVRWDFSIEPVAGYGDRGRATSTAGWLSSLPVFEPHYQITMAHGLATGWIETNGARVEFAKAPAYSEKNWGGAGFPSRWFWLQCNSFSAQPGLSVTATGGNRGVVILPGVREEVAAITIHAPGGDFFPFVPVAGEGVEAADLTWSVSPWGRWTVRGVTPTHEVEIECWIASEDDVVGGTTVLRAPMDDAGAGMAPLCRESFRGSMKVSLWERDVAATKGRGRCILDGVQSDTAAVEVGGGPWTEAWVGSAEMREPLGTLAGAPVDVDAV
- a CDS encoding predicted protein, which encodes MAARMFSGEALADLRAAFSRRSSTRARRGRGAAVIVAGKPKAKNKDTGRAIHFRTGPERFNAGSQVGEAPRGGKGKGKTTRSQRTNKVYKQYLSGRPTVDDVERASRGDRTKAMGVVEREAPYRLTRDEREAWDRAKRRGGDNGKGYGGGGVLEMRSTQRDPLAPHRHPLVNTHRLYCDAKQALFVLVEQDNEGRDEIVCDLSTLRLERDAECRARLVALAATMEPGIVVDDACGDEEPIESQARYVAAMERDRLDGLSGLSGSDPSTMTDPPSDSDSNGDASSPAAAAPSDETLATARDAVDALGEEIRALKDGGAQNSDPEVARRVAKLLELKAELRALEDAAEASTPDAIEAAIRDEREARERSVEEARRSLAESPIYALPERYLRFKCPDRPTAKALAKALAQEDLLALALEPA
- a CDS encoding predicted protein, whose protein sequence is MRGTVAHGAAFSKHFAAFTLAPECDDAPGTSAGDDGNAGSSSLVVDVVLNAKDGWDRDLLGDVCNALYLPGSPYASNPSPDTPARPPRNVVVELIDFTEERLEPVGDAGESPGVCYHPTRLRTRVPTSTDDDDDGWTTWTAAPRVDETPRASTGKGRQKARKDTRAVHFAALLVREFGRDNLREGRGVVDVAGGSGDLAFQLSVRFGIPCTVVDPRGGTGTGTGAGAGGGGVRLTSRHRRLLASRVANSAAIDDAWLVASPLARQLRREWATFAPETADHVEALFDERLMSDEATAALIRDCSALVGLHPDQATGAIVDCGLVMGKPWAVVPCCVFPSRYPNRLDASGGVVRTTEALVEHIAGRALGTRRERLPCDGANEAVWWRPEVGAEGVQRKVGREDWQRSPIA
- a CDS encoding predicted protein produces the protein MATLYEMEPDDRHRFPKVTDDDKADHLQKLLRNRFEVLTGYADMKKQTAEIEKRFKYYDRNNSGTLDFAEFDAALTEMNLGDAPKGEIRALFDRYDANGDEQVSYSELINGVFEVQPHPLAQKESRRMLENIRAQIAKRGGLNGIRSLGRSFRIMDDSGNGKIEPEELLYGLRDQGVEIERTEVEQIMLHFDKDGDGNVVFDEFLRALRGKMNQRRKNLVKLAFGQLDKTGDGVVTMEDLMSIYDVSENPDVINGILTPDQAFQEFAKVWDRDRSGSIHLDEFIDYYQDVSASIDNDDYFELMIRNAWHISGGEGQYENTANLRVLVIHDDGSQEVVEIQDDLGLDVNDFPAIRKKLFMQGVKNIKKVEVASAM